The following DNA comes from Aythya fuligula isolate bAytFul2 chromosome 14, bAytFul2.pri, whole genome shotgun sequence.
GTTCCCGGGTTTTGATGCCAGCCAGGACGCAGAGGCGCTGTACAATGCCATGAAGGGATTGGGTACGGATGGCTTAGCAGCGTGCCAGGCCCCCTGgctccccctcctcttcctccctgtgctgccccttggctctgcttctcctcctgccccagccggGAGCGGTTTTGGGCACGGCAGGACCGTGATGCTGAGCCCAGAGGGGGGTGAGAGCCAGCTGTGGGGCCGAAGGCAGCACCCAGCCGTCTGTCTCCCGCAGGCAGTGACAAGGAGGCCATCCTCGACCTCATCACGTCCCGGAGCAACAAGCAGCGCGTGGAGATCTGCCAGGCCTACAAGTCCCTCTACGGGAAGGTAACGGCAGGGACCGTCCCAAATCCATGCCCCAAAAGcgagctgcaggggctgccacCCACGAGCCGTGGCCCCGCTGGGAGATGCTCCCCTGCTGCGGAGCTAAAGGGGTCCCAGCCccttcatcctcatcctcatcctcctcttcatcctcctcctcctcctccaggacCTCATCGCCGACCTCAAGTACGAGCTGACGGGCAAGTTCGAGCGGCTGATCGTCAGCCTGATGCGGCCCCCAGCCTACAGTGATGCCAAGGAGATTAAAGATGCCATCGGGGTAAGGGCAGGGCGGCCCCCCGGGACCCTTCTGGGGATCCCCGTCCCATCCCGCAGCTCACCGGGCTGCGTCTCTGCCCGCAGGGCCTCGGCACGGACGAGAAGTGCCTGATCGAGATCCTCGCCTCCCGCACCAACCAGGAGATCCACGACCTGGTGGCCGCCTACAAGGACggtgagggctggggaagggcaggggctgccccgtgTCCCCTGGGGGGCAGAGTTAATGGGATCCAGCTCCCCGAGCCCTgacctttttcctcttccaccaGCCTACGAGAGAGACCTGGAGGCCGACATCGTCGGAGACACGTCGGGGCACTTCAAGAAGATGCTGGTGGTTCTGCTGCAGGTATGTCCGTCTGTCCGGACCCTGCTGGTGATGGGGGACCGAGtccagcagggctgagcccgTGGCTGTCCCGCAGGGCGCCAGGGAGGAGGACGACGTGGTGAGCGAGGACCTGGTGGAGCAGGATGCCAAGGTGAGGCTTCGCGGGTGCCATCcgggctgggatggggctggatggaCCCGGAGCTTTGGCGGGCAGTGGGGCAGAGCCCTGTGCGAGCAGAGCCCTGATTTGGGTCCTCTACAcccctctccatccctctcCATCCCACCAGGACCTGCTGGAGGCCGGCGAGCTGAAGTGGGGCACGGACGAGGCGCAGTTCATCTACATCCTGGGCCGGCGGAGCAAGCAGCACCTCCGCATGGGTGAGcgcctcctcctgcagggctCGGGCACCTTCCCCTGCCAAGGCCACCCGCCTGGTCCCCTGGGCTCCTCTGCCAACTGCTGGGGTGCCCTGAGTGCCCCACGAGGGCTCGTGGGGCTGGGCTGAGAGGTGGGGACACCCAAGCCACCGGGACACCCTGCCCGTGTGCCCCAAGGGGATGCtggccccgctgctggccatCCCCAAAGGGCTCAGAGGCTTTGTCTGCTCCCCTCCCGCAGTCTTTAACGAGTACCTGAAGATTTCGGGGAAGCCCATCGAGAGGAGCATCAAGGGAGAGCTCTCTGGAGACTTCGAAAAGCTGATGCTGGCAGTGGGTACGTTGGCACAGGGGGCAGATGTGCTGTCgttgggctgtgctgggcagtggGCAGGGGTGCTGGGGTCCCTCCCCTCACTTTGCCCGTTTCCCCTGCAGTGAAGTGCATCAGGAGCACGGCGGAGTACTTTGCCGAGAGGCTCTACAAGGCCATGAAGGTGGGTGCCTCgtcccagccccaggagagcTCCCCTCGCCACGCTGTGCACGGGACCTGCGTGTCCTGGGCTCTCTGCTCTTCCTCATTCAGACCCAGGGCTGAGGGGCAGATCCGATAGCACCCCAAATCCGAGCACCCTCCCCAAGCCCCCTTGCAGGCAGGACCATGGGTTTGCTGTTCTGGGGCTTGACGTGGGGGCTCCTCCcgtgcaggggctgggcacgAGGGACAACACGCTGATCCGCATCATGGTGTCCCGCAGCGAGATCGACATGCTGGACATCCGGGAGGTGTTCAGGACCAAGTACGAGAAGTCTCTCTACAACATGATCAAGGTGAGGCCTGGGGCTTCCCGGCCTCCCTCCCCACActgagccccctccccaaccccgGTGCTGGGGGTCCAGCTGGGAGGAGGCATCTGGGGGAGCCCCTTTCTCCCCGTGCCCTCCCCACAGCACCATCCCGTACCCATGGCACCATCCCATGCCCATGGCACGTCCCTGCCACGCACCCTTCTCACTCTTGCTCCTTTCCAGGAGGACACCTCCGGGGAGTACAAGAAGGCGCTGCTGAAGCTGTGCGGAGGGGACGATGAGTAAGACCTCCTGTCACCCCCTGTGCACCCCTCCTTGTCCCCACGGCACAAACCTCCGGGCCGGAtcctggcagagctggtgcCGTGGTCGGTCCCCCCGTGCCCAGCACCCAGCGGGTGCAAAACCCTTTTTGGCCAGGCTTTCTGGGGGATGGGGCGACCTCTCCGCGGGGCTCAGCTCACCGCCCGTCCCCCCTTGCCCTCCCCTTGCAGTGCCGCGGGTGAGTTCTTCCCCGAGGCGGCGCAGGTGGCCTACCAGATGTGGGAGCTCAGCGCGTTGGCCAAAGTCAAGGTCAGCACCCCCAGACcacccctgagcccccccctcCTCTCGCTGCTGCCAGCTTTTGGGACCCGGCCGCTCCTCTGCGCCGCGGGGCACGGCCACCCCGCTCCCTGCCTCTCGCTCTGCGCCTTCTCTCTCCGCACTTCTGGCTCTTCGGTTCCTCGGGCATGAGGTCGGCGTGGCGTAAGCCTCGGAGGCTGCCCGGCCTCTGCACCACTGCGGGCTCCACTAACTCCTCTTTCTGAAGCCTCTCTCGCTGTGGCAGCGGGTCCCGCATGCGCCCCGGGCACCCACCCCACGGCAGGGTAGCGCAGGAGGGCGCAGACACAAAGCTGGAACCCTTTCCGCGCCCTCTCCTggctctcagctgctgcacCCAGCTCTCCCCGAGGTGCCTCAGCACGGGCACGGCACCGAGCAGCGCTGCGGGACTCCGGGGACcgcctgcagcctcctccccaccctctGCCCGCCTGGCTGCGGCGTGCCCTCGGATGGAGGGGCCGCCCGGGTGGCGGGGAcgtcctcccccagccccaggtgcTCGCACTAACCTCACCACCCGCTTGCGCATCGCCTCCCCGGGCGGCACCGTCCCCGCATgcgtccccccccccctgctgccaccccgcTGTCTCGGGGCAGCCCCCGACCCCTCTGTGCCCCGCAGCTCCAAGGCACCGTGCAGCCCGCCGCCAGCTTCAACGACGACGGCGACGCGCAGGTGCTGAGGAAGGCGATGAAGGGTCTGGGTAAGCAGCAGCCCCTTCTGCTGGCACCACGGGGAGATGCTCCCCGACGGATTGGGGCAGAAAATTCACGCAGGGGGatgaggagctgtgggtgggTGGCGGTGTGCCCGGTTGTGGCCTCGGGGCTGCAGCTCTCGCTGCTGTCCTTGCAGGCACGGATGAAGGGGCCATCATCGACGTGGTGACGAAGAGGAGCAACGCCCAGAGGCAGCAGATCATTAAGGCTTACAAGGCTCACTACGGCAGGGTACTGCTGGCCCCGCTCCCACCCCACCGTCCGCGTCCTTCCTCCTCCAACTTCCTTCCCTTGCTGAAAGAAATCCTGCTGGGGACGTGGTGGGcggccctgctgtgccccatAATGACTCCCCCGTGGCAGAATGAGGTTTTCCGAGCTGCCTCCCACTCGGGgtgcaccagcagccccagggaaCATCCCTTCCCCTTTGTTTTCCCCATCCTGGAGGCCTCCAGAGCCAGCATGTCCCCAAACCCCCCCGAATGTGACCTTAAGCAGCCCCGAGGTCTCCCCAGAagcctcccccctccctgctTTATCCATGCTGTTCTCCCTGCTGTCACCTCGCTCCGTCCCTGCGAAGGATCGGGGCTGTGAAACACCCAAATGCCTTTGCAGGACCTGATGGCGGACCTGAAATCGGAGCTGTCGGGCAGCTTGGCCAAGCTGATCCTGGGGCTCATGCTGACGCCGGCGCAGTACGACGCCAAGCAGCTCAGGAAGGCTGTGGAGGTAACCGCGGGAGCGATGCGGGCGGCTCCAGCCTGCCCAAATTGAGCGGTTTTACACCATCCATGGCAAAAGCGGGGTAGGGGCGATGTTGGCTGGATGCTGCAGGCTTTTGGCACGCTGTGGCACTGGGGTTGGAGCAGCTCATCCTTGGGGGGGCACCAGCGGGGTGATGCCGTGGTGTCCCACACAGCCCTGGCACCCCACATCCCACATCCCACCTCTCCATCCCACCCCGCTCTCTTGCAGGGGGCCGGCACGGATGAGAGCGTCCTCATCGAGATCATGGCCACGAGGAACAACCAGGAGATCGCGGCTATCAACGAGGCGTACCAGCAGGGTACGGCACGGGGGGAGCACGGGGGGCACCGAGGGGCATCCTCAAACCCATCCCGTGGTCTGGTGGGCGGTGGATCCGCAGCCGGGGTGCAGTTCTCAGCTTTCCCCCCCTGTCCACAGCCTACCACAAGCGCCTGGAGGACGACCTGAGCTCCGACACCTCGGGCCATTTCAAGAGGATTCTTGTCTCCCTGGCTCTGGTACGGGGATGGGCCCCTGCATGCTGCGAAGGGGGCTTGGGAGACACGGTTTGGAGAAGGCAGAGCATGGGGGCACTTGGTGGGGGGCACCTCCCAAATGTCCTCTCCGTGATTTCTGTATCCAACCACAGGGCAACCGCGATGAGGGGCCGGAGAACCTCACCCAGGCACACGAAGATGCCAAGGTAAGGagcttttttaattacttattatttattattatattttgcGCCCCGAACCCCGAGCGTATTGCATCCCCGGGGCAGCACACGGTGCTAAAATCTGGGACTTCAGCTCCGgaggcagccctgggctggCCTGCAGGAGGCACCCATGTCCGTGCGGTGCATGGGATAACCCCGCAGCTCCGGCTGCTTTGCACTTCAAcccaaaaaaaaactcacatcCTGGGCTGAGTGGGCCAGGACTGGAAGGCACTGAGGCACCAGGAGTGCTGGGCCCATTGCCTGGCTCAGCTTTGGTTTCGGCTGCCGGCAGAGGGAGCGGTGCTTGGCTGCCCGCGCgctgcagagaaagagagagccAGGAACGACACGCACACGGGGACGAGCCAGGCGGGCAGCGAgctgtcccagccccagctggtcTTTTCCTGGCAAAGCCACTCCGGGCAGGCTGGTGGGAAGCAGCTGGGGGTTGTTttcagccagccctgccccgggcAGCGTTCCCATAGGGCCCCGTTGGCCGCGGTGCTGGGGTCACACAAGGATGCTCCCCGAGGAGCATCGGGCTGGTACCCAAGCCCCAAGGGTGTGGGGCTCGCTTTGCATGGCCAAACCCCCCTCCCGACAGCCAGCGGTGCTGGGACAGATCAGGCTGACCCCTGGGAGAGGTCATTTTAGAGGTTTTGGCTAGAATTCCCCCACTTTGTCAGGGGAGGATAAGGGTTGTGCAGCACCTTCTGACCCTGTTGTcttcctgtctctctctctctctccaccaGGTTGTTGCTGAGACCCTGGTGAGTGCCTGCCCTTTGCCTTGCGcatggctgggggggggatGCTGCGGTCCCTgggtgcggggctggggctggggagcagccccaaCACCCAGCTCCTCCGGCCACGCTCGGGGCTGCAGGGTCTGTGCATGAggatggggaaaataaaaaaggattttgattttttctccCATAAAACCCGGAGCACACTGTCTCTTCTCCCAGATAGCGTGGTGGTGCAGCTTCACACCTTCACATCCATGCACAGAAAATGCCATTTAGCTCCCCCAAAAAGCACTTTCCCTGCCCGTAGGAGGCCACCCACCCCATTCAGGACTCGCTGTCCCGGGAGGAGCCGCCTGGCGTCCCTTCCCCTGTCCCCTACACCCATCCCCTTGTCCCCCCTCCTCACTGTCAATTCCTCTCCCAGAAACTCGCCGACGTCTCCAGCAACGACTCCAGTGACTCCCTGGAGACCCGCTTCCTCAGCATCCTCTGCACCCGCAGCTACCCCCAGCTCCGCAGAGGTAGGGTCACCGCGCTCAGCACCCCCGGGTCCTGGGCTGGGTGTCCCCACAGGTGACACCCCGTGTCCCCCTGGATGATGGGGGCAAGGTGGCAGGAGGACAAGGCACAACCCTACGTTTGGGGAGGCTGGTTGAGGTCACCCACACCCGCGTGGTCCAAAAACCTCCACGGCTGGGGCTCGGGTGCCCTGGGAGCGTTGGGGCTGGGACGAGCGGCTCGGCGGTGACCCCCCCTTTTAtccccccctcttttttcccccgTAGTGTTTCAGGAGTTCATCAAAATGACCAACCACGACGTGGAGCACGCCATCAAGAAGCAGATGTCAGGGGACGTGAGGGACGCCTTCGTGGCCATCGGTCAGTGAcgggcacggggcagcagccccctcgCCTGCCCCTGCCAAGCACATCCCCACACGTTCCTGCTTCTTTGGGACCAGCATGGAATGGGGTTGGGGCGTTTATTGGGGCCGTGCCCATGCCCCTGTACCAAGCAGGGGcgcagctcccagctgggaCGTGTCCCATGGGTGCCCCGAGCCCATCCTGTCCCCGCTGTGTGTTGCAGTGCGCAGCGTGAAGAACAAGCCGGCCTTCTTCGCCGACAAGCTCTACAAGTCCATGAAGGTGTGTGGGGGCTCTCATGCAGAGGGAGGGGGCTGTAGGGCCCCTGGGGCTCTGGGTTAACCCCCCAGCAGCAATAGGGCTTGGCCTCTCGCTGTCCccggggagcagggctgagctcaGAGCGATTCCACATCATTTTTCTGGATAAATGTGGGACGGGGCAGCtcgtgctgtgccagcagcacgtCTCCAAGGGGACAGCTCTGGcttgggctgtgctggaggagccaCGAGGGTCCTGGACTGTGTTTTTTGGGGTTATTTTCTCGAGCTCCTCTCCGCAGGGTGCCGGCACGGATGAGAGGACCCTGACCCGCATCATGATCTCCCGGAGCGAGATCGACCTGCTCAACATCCGCGCCGAGTTCGTGGACCTGTTCGACAAATCCCTGCACCATATGATCGAGGTGAGGGCACAGGGACACCCCTCTCGGGCTCGGCACCATCTCCAGCCTGGACCCCGAGCCCTGGGCAGGGGCTCCAGGACCAGaggtggtggtgctgagccctctctgccccccgcaGAAGGACACCTCCGGCGACTACCGCATGGCTCTGCTGGCCCTGTGCGGCGGGGAGGACTAGGGGGCCGCGCCAGCCCCGACTTCTTCTGAGCCAGCAGCACGCACACAGCCACCGCCTGGGCCTCACTGCAGCTTCGGGGGCTTGGGGGGGTCGCTGGGGACCCCTGTGAGCCCCCCTCACTTGGAGCAGCACCATAtcgcagggagggaggggagcctCGGGGAGGGGGGGTCACCGTCTGTCTGTCTCGGTGCAGAGTAATTCGTACCCAAACGTGCCACTTAACCCAGGAATATTTACCCGCGGGGGCAAGACGGTTTTCGGTCTGGTGAATAAAACCTTACTGTCGCTGAGCGGGGGGTGAGAGCAGCCCCTATGGTTGGTTGGGATGCGGCCGGTGCGGGGTCCCTGCggctccgtgctgctgcaggcagagctggggagggggtccaggctccccaaaaccccctgAGACCCCCCGAGCAGCACCAGGCCAGGCACAGGGGTTGGAAACGTGCCTAGGGCTGTCCCCGAGAGCTCCAGGCCGTGCCTCTGAAAGCCCCTGGCAGGTTTCGTGCTGCTCCCCTGCAGGCTGCGGTCAGGGGCTGGGCTCTCGTGCGGATGAGGCTTGTTATAAACCAGAGATAGAAATCAGACTCGATGGCACCCACTCGCCCTCGCAGACGGTTTCCTGTGCTTTCAAGTTGCCACGGAGGCAGCCGGAGCGCACACACATGCCACAGAGGCTACACCCCCAGCCAGTTTGTGTTTGCGCTTCCCCCGGCTCCCGGAGGAAAGAACTGGAATTTCCAAAAGCGGGAAATTCCAGCGCTTTCAATTGTTTCCAAGCCCGAACAAAAAGCCTTCAATACCCGcgttttcctcaaaaaaaaaaaaaacagcccgCTGAGTAGAGGTTCGCCTTCCAAAATAGCAAAGGGGCACGGGGAATAGGAACAgcgctgctccagcacctcaaaCCCCGCTGGGGTCGGGAGGCAGCAGCGTGCACAAACCACAGCAGCCAAAAGGCCTCGGCGTGGGGTGGCTGCGCTCAGCCTGCCCTTGGTGCCTTCCTGTAAAACATCGTGCCACAAACACGCTTTTCTCGGGGGTGAATAACCCCAAAGAGGCTTTTTCGCCCTCTGGTAGGGGTTTGGGCTCCTCGATGTTCGCTGTGGGTGGAGGTTACCCACCCCTCAGCAGCTCATGTTTTGGTGGGGAGCTGCCGCAAGGGCTGCGAGCAGAGCACGAGGGTGCTTTGAAGGGAGGATATGACCCTGATCCTCATCTGCCCAGCTCTTCCTGAGGCACAGCACCGTAACGGTGCAATCCTGATGGAGAAGAACcagggggagcagagct
Coding sequences within:
- the ANXA6 gene encoding annexin A6 isoform X2, translated to MAPKGKVYRGSVKEFPGFDASQDAEALYNAMKGLGSDKEAILDLITSRSNKQRVEICQAYKSLYGKDLIADLKYELTGKFERLIVSLMRPPAYSDAKEIKDAIGGLGTDEKCLIEILASRTNQEIHDLVAAYKDAYERDLEADIVGDTSGHFKKMLVVLLQGAREEDDVVSEDLVEQDAKDLLEAGELKWGTDEAQFIYILGRRSKQHLRMVFNEYLKISGKPIERSIKGELSGDFEKLMLAVVKCIRSTAEYFAERLYKAMKGLGTRDNTLIRIMVSRSEIDMLDIREVFRTKYEKSLYNMIKEDTSGEYKKALLKLCGGDDDAAGEFFPEAAQVAYQMWELSALAKVKLQGTVQPAASFNDDGDAQVLRKAMKGLGTDEGAIIDVVTKRSNAQRQQIIKAYKAHYGRDLMADLKSELSGSLAKLILGLMLTPAQYDAKQLRKAVEGAGTDESVLIEIMATRNNQEIAAINEAYQQAYHKRLEDDLSSDTSGHFKRILVSLALGNRDEGPENLTQAHEDAKKLADVSSNDSSDSLETRFLSILCTRSYPQLRRVFQEFIKMTNHDVEHAIKKQMSGDVRDAFVAIVRSVKNKPAFFADKLYKSMKGAGTDERTLTRIMISRSEIDLLNIRAEFVDLFDKSLHHMIEKDTSGDYRMALLALCGGED
- the ANXA6 gene encoding annexin A6 isoform X1 — protein: MAPKGKVYRGSVKEFPGFDASQDAEALYNAMKGLGSDKEAILDLITSRSNKQRVEICQAYKSLYGKDLIADLKYELTGKFERLIVSLMRPPAYSDAKEIKDAIGGLGTDEKCLIEILASRTNQEIHDLVAAYKDAYERDLEADIVGDTSGHFKKMLVVLLQGAREEDDVVSEDLVEQDAKDLLEAGELKWGTDEAQFIYILGRRSKQHLRMVFNEYLKISGKPIERSIKGELSGDFEKLMLAVVKCIRSTAEYFAERLYKAMKGLGTRDNTLIRIMVSRSEIDMLDIREVFRTKYEKSLYNMIKEDTSGEYKKALLKLCGGDDDAAGEFFPEAAQVAYQMWELSALAKVKLQGTVQPAASFNDDGDAQVLRKAMKGLGTDEGAIIDVVTKRSNAQRQQIIKAYKAHYGRDLMADLKSELSGSLAKLILGLMLTPAQYDAKQLRKAVEGAGTDESVLIEIMATRNNQEIAAINEAYQQAYHKRLEDDLSSDTSGHFKRILVSLALGNRDEGPENLTQAHEDAKVVAETLKLADVSSNDSSDSLETRFLSILCTRSYPQLRRVFQEFIKMTNHDVEHAIKKQMSGDVRDAFVAIVRSVKNKPAFFADKLYKSMKGAGTDERTLTRIMISRSEIDLLNIRAEFVDLFDKSLHHMIEKDTSGDYRMALLALCGGED